From a single Herbiconiux sp. SALV-R1 genomic region:
- a CDS encoding LysR substrate-binding domain-containing protein, translating into MFDPTLLATFLAVAETHSFTRAAEQLGLSQPTVSQQVRKLEAAAGRILISRDTRDLVLTDNGDAMAGFARTILAANAAASSYFRGSAMRGKLRFGAADDLAATQLPRILRHFRQLHPQINLELTVNQSLPLYRRLKSGHLDLIFIKQIPDAHDGAIPETGTIVRRDTLVWMAEERTLLEPSEPVPLIAYQAPSISRTLAIEALEAAGRTWRITCNTREVNGLLAAVRAGIGIAPHPHTLIPDDLVKVSNRFSLPDLGEVDFTLLSNPSAPAEAVEALKSAIMARALNRTT; encoded by the coding sequence ATGTTCGACCCCACACTCCTCGCGACCTTCCTCGCCGTCGCCGAGACCCACAGCTTCACCCGCGCGGCCGAGCAGCTGGGCCTCAGCCAGCCCACTGTGAGCCAGCAGGTGCGCAAACTCGAGGCGGCTGCCGGCCGCATCCTCATCAGCCGCGACACCCGCGATCTCGTGCTCACCGACAACGGCGACGCCATGGCGGGGTTCGCGCGCACCATCCTCGCGGCGAACGCCGCCGCGTCGAGCTACTTCAGGGGCTCGGCGATGCGCGGCAAGCTGCGCTTCGGGGCCGCCGACGACCTCGCGGCGACGCAACTGCCGCGCATCCTGCGTCATTTCCGGCAGCTGCACCCGCAGATCAACCTCGAGCTCACGGTGAACCAGAGCCTGCCGCTGTACCGGCGGCTGAAGTCGGGGCACCTCGACCTCATCTTCATCAAGCAGATTCCGGATGCGCATGACGGCGCCATCCCCGAGACCGGCACCATCGTGCGTCGCGACACGCTCGTCTGGATGGCGGAGGAGCGCACCCTGCTCGAGCCCAGCGAACCGGTGCCGCTCATCGCCTACCAGGCACCGTCGATCAGCCGCACCCTCGCGATCGAGGCGCTGGAGGCCGCCGGGCGCACCTGGCGCATCACCTGCAACACCCGCGAGGTGAACGGGCTGCTCGCGGCGGTGCGCGCGGGCATCGGAATCGCGCCACACCCGCACACGCTCATTCCCGACGATCTGGTGAAGGTGAGCAACCGCTTCTCGCTGCCCGACCTGGGCGAGGTCGACTTCACGCTGCTGTCGAACCCGTCGGCGCCGGCGGAGGCGGTGGAGGCGCTGAAGTCGGCGATCATGGCGCGGGCGCTGAACCGCACGACGTGA
- a CDS encoding carbohydrate kinase, whose translation MTTTLLAIGESLVDVVEHPDDRGTVEHPGGSPLNIAFGAARLGLPSTLLTEIGSDARGRAIVDHLATAGVTLDPSSLRDEPTSSATAVLQADGSARYVFDLRWSLPEGEDLPPASIVHTGSIAAFLEPGGAQIVERLRAATAATVADPPVVTFDPNMRPSIITDHPAALARFTEIAGLATLVKLSDEDAEWLYPDAASLDEAIDSILALGPALVVVTRGGEGAVLATAAERVPVPGRPVEVVDTIGAGDSFMSALIVQLARMLDAGTSPARLRDGSAFDAPALAALGDFAARCAAITVSRAGANPPTTADLA comes from the coding sequence ATGACCACCACCCTGCTGGCCATCGGCGAGTCGCTCGTCGACGTCGTCGAGCATCCGGATGATCGCGGCACCGTCGAGCACCCCGGCGGCTCGCCCCTCAACATCGCTTTCGGTGCCGCCCGCCTCGGCCTTCCCTCGACGCTCCTCACCGAGATCGGGTCGGATGCGCGTGGTCGCGCCATCGTCGACCACCTCGCCACGGCGGGGGTGACGCTCGACCCGAGCTCGCTCCGCGACGAGCCGACCTCCTCGGCGACCGCCGTGCTGCAGGCCGACGGCTCGGCCCGCTACGTCTTCGACCTGCGCTGGTCGCTGCCCGAGGGAGAAGACCTCCCGCCCGCCTCGATCGTGCACACCGGGTCGATCGCGGCGTTCCTCGAGCCGGGCGGCGCGCAGATCGTCGAGCGGCTGCGGGCAGCGACCGCGGCGACCGTCGCCGATCCACCCGTCGTGACCTTCGACCCCAATATGCGCCCCTCGATCATCACCGACCACCCCGCAGCCCTCGCGCGCTTCACCGAGATCGCCGGGCTCGCCACCCTGGTGAAGCTCTCTGACGAAGACGCCGAGTGGCTCTACCCCGACGCGGCCTCTCTCGACGAGGCGATCGACAGCATCCTGGCCCTCGGTCCGGCGCTCGTCGTCGTCACCCGCGGTGGCGAGGGCGCGGTGCTCGCCACCGCCGCCGAACGCGTCCCCGTGCCGGGGCGGCCGGTCGAAGTCGTCGACACCATCGGCGCCGGCGACTCGTTCATGAGCGCGCTCATCGTGCAACTGGCCCGGATGCTCGACGCCGGCACCTCGCCGGCCCGCCTCCGCGACGGCTCGGCCTTCGACGCCCCCGCCCTCGCCGCACTCGGCGACTTCGCCGCCCGCTGCGCCGCCATCACCGTCTCCCGCGCCGGCGCCAACCCGCCCACCACCGCCGACCTGGCCTGA
- a CDS encoding DUF3097 domain-containing protein: MPSDPSARFGADRYGADVLADYKRRPAPVALPEVEAEFDLVVEEVASDFCGSVVSVDGRLVELEDRKGKRRTFPLGAGYLFEGTPVKLVAPKSAAAKAAAAGKLIRTASGSIAGPEQPARVARASRIYVEGRHDAELVEKIWGDDLRGEGVVVEYLEGVDDLDAVVRDFAPSRARRIGVLVDHLVAGSKESRIAEAVARGPFGAHVLVVGHPFVDIWQSVTPKALGIRAWPTVPRTMEWKHGICEAFGWPHDDQADIARAWKRILSRANSYTDLEPVLLGRVEQLIDFVTEPM; the protein is encoded by the coding sequence GTGCCTTCAGACCCCTCCGCGCGTTTCGGCGCCGACCGCTACGGAGCGGATGTGCTCGCCGACTACAAGCGTCGACCCGCCCCCGTCGCCCTGCCCGAGGTGGAGGCCGAGTTCGACCTCGTCGTGGAGGAGGTCGCCAGCGACTTCTGCGGCAGCGTCGTGAGCGTCGACGGGCGCCTGGTGGAACTCGAAGACCGCAAGGGCAAGCGCCGCACCTTCCCGCTCGGTGCCGGGTACCTGTTCGAGGGCACGCCGGTGAAGCTCGTGGCGCCGAAGAGCGCCGCCGCCAAGGCCGCGGCCGCCGGAAAGCTGATACGCACGGCGTCGGGCTCGATCGCCGGGCCCGAGCAGCCCGCGCGGGTCGCCCGCGCGAGCCGCATCTACGTGGAGGGGCGGCACGACGCCGAGCTGGTGGAGAAGATCTGGGGCGACGACCTGCGCGGCGAAGGCGTCGTCGTGGAGTACCTCGAGGGCGTGGACGACCTGGATGCTGTGGTGCGTGACTTCGCTCCGTCGCGCGCGCGCCGCATCGGCGTGCTGGTCGACCACCTCGTCGCCGGCTCGAAGGAGAGCCGCATCGCCGAGGCCGTGGCGCGCGGGCCGTTCGGGGCGCATGTGCTCGTGGTGGGGCATCCGTTCGTCGACATCTGGCAGTCGGTGACGCCCAAGGCGCTCGGCATCAGGGCGTGGCCGACGGTGCCGCGCACGATGGAGTGGAAGCACGGCATCTGCGAGGCGTTCGGCTGGCCGCACGACGACCAGGCCGACATCGCGCGGGCGTGGAAGCGCATCCTGTCGCGGGCGAACAGCTACACCGACCTGGAGCCGGTGCTGCTGGGGCGGGTGGAGCAGTTGATCGACTTCGTGACGGAGCCGATGTAG
- a CDS encoding bifunctional proline dehydrogenase/L-glutamate gamma-semialdehyde dehydrogenase, with protein MAEPHTPQPPHPDVDPAPETPAASGDGNPVAVATESGVAAEEAAPTEAIVGDAEFTPVEAEATAVVAGAASVEAAAVDAGVTPGEATAADAEGSALEAEVTAVDAAFAPERATAEAERSAVATEVAPVEVDATAVDVDTTEVSLGEAGTPAEALGPLGLGEKAVALAREWLDASREAPVDPGAARLAGVLKDPDGLDFTLGFVDGVARPEDLFVAGKHLSVLAKRTPQFLPPHLRAAIAAGGMLGEVVPGVVVPIARKVLREMVGHLVVDARPSKIGAAVQVLRARENGGATAVRLNINLLGEAVLGDSEASKRLEGTKALIQRPDIDYVSVKVSSIAAGVSMWAFDETVERVAQSLIPLYRLAAKKGLIGSESGDGRTFINLDMEEYRDLDLTIAVFQRVLDEPDFLDVEAGIVLQAYLPDALSAFQRLHRWASERRTRGGAPIKVRVVKGANLAMEHVDSAIHDWPAATYDSKQETDTNYKRVLEWALRPEHVDAVAVGVAGHNLFDIAWAWLLAEERGVTAAVDIEMLLGMATAQAEEVRKTVGGLLLYTPVVAPEEFDVAIGYLVRRLEENADEANFMSSVFDLATDTAAFERERDRFLRALAALDPDAPPPAPRRTQNRHDGELQPSREEFHNTADTDPSLPANRAWGARILSRVAGSNLGADTIADAAITDDVALEGVVRASVAAGERWGARSAEDRAGFVRRAGYALEANRDRLIEVMASETGKTIDQADPEVSEAVDFAAYYARTALELDQVDGAVFEPVALTVVAPPWNFPVAIPAGSVLAALAAGSAVIIKPAPQAKRSAAVLVEALWESGIPHEVLSLVDVDVDEGDLGRRLMSDSRVGRLILTGSYETAQLFRSWRHDLPLLAETSGKNAIVVTPSADLDLAVADIVKSAFGHAGQKCSAASLVILVGSTGRSKRFARQLVDAVSSLRVGYPSDPSAQMGPLVEPASGKLADALTTLGPGEKWLVTPRRLDDTGRLWSPGVKDGVLPDTPFHLTEYFGPVLGIMRAATFEKAIELQNAVPYGLTAGIHSLDPAEVETWMHAVQAGNLYVNRGITGAIVRRQPFGGWKRSAVGAGAKAGGPNYLVQLGSWRNDPGAPSEGLNLAGLDERVVRLLESSTAGLDWSEFDVARRGARSDQEALGTHFTARDVSGLGVEANVLRYHPVPVAIRLSEGRPLHELVRVLAAATLARSAVTVSSAAKLPKPLRLHLKERGIRVVIENDATWLGRAGEYLALSPVPRIRLIGGDPAALADALGGSCEIAVYSGEVTRAGRIELLPFLVEQAVSVTNHRFGNPSSMARDVLAGVEGV; from the coding sequence GGGCGACTGCGGAGGCGGAGAGGTCCGCGGTTGCTACGGAGGTCGCCCCGGTGGAGGTGGACGCGACGGCGGTCGACGTGGACACCACTGAGGTCAGCTTGGGGGAGGCGGGCACACCGGCGGAGGCGTTGGGGCCGCTCGGGCTGGGCGAGAAGGCGGTGGCGTTGGCGCGGGAGTGGCTCGACGCGAGTCGGGAGGCGCCGGTCGACCCGGGGGCCGCGCGGTTGGCGGGCGTGCTGAAAGATCCCGACGGGCTCGACTTCACGCTCGGCTTCGTCGACGGAGTCGCCCGCCCCGAAGACCTGTTCGTCGCCGGCAAGCACCTGTCGGTGCTCGCCAAGCGCACGCCGCAGTTCCTCCCCCCGCACCTGCGCGCGGCCATCGCCGCCGGCGGCATGCTCGGCGAGGTCGTTCCCGGTGTGGTCGTGCCCATCGCCCGCAAGGTGCTGCGCGAGATGGTCGGCCACCTCGTGGTCGACGCCAGGCCCTCCAAGATCGGGGCGGCGGTGCAGGTGCTCCGGGCGCGGGAGAACGGAGGCGCCACGGCCGTGCGCCTCAACATCAACCTGCTCGGCGAGGCCGTGCTCGGCGACTCCGAGGCCTCGAAGCGGCTCGAGGGCACGAAGGCCCTCATCCAGCGCCCCGACATCGACTACGTCTCGGTGAAAGTCTCCTCCATCGCCGCCGGAGTCTCGATGTGGGCGTTCGACGAGACCGTCGAACGCGTGGCCCAGAGCCTCATCCCGCTCTACCGCCTCGCCGCGAAGAAGGGCCTCATCGGCTCGGAGTCGGGCGACGGGCGCACCTTCATCAACCTCGACATGGAGGAGTACCGCGACCTCGATCTCACCATCGCCGTCTTCCAGCGGGTGCTCGACGAGCCCGACTTCCTCGACGTAGAAGCAGGAATCGTGCTGCAGGCCTACCTGCCGGATGCCCTCTCCGCGTTCCAGCGCCTGCATCGGTGGGCATCCGAACGGCGCACGCGAGGCGGCGCCCCCATCAAGGTGCGGGTGGTGAAGGGCGCCAACCTGGCGATGGAGCACGTCGACTCGGCGATCCACGACTGGCCCGCGGCCACCTACGACTCCAAGCAGGAGACCGACACCAACTACAAGCGCGTGCTCGAGTGGGCGCTGCGCCCCGAGCACGTCGACGCGGTCGCCGTCGGGGTGGCCGGGCACAACCTGTTCGACATCGCCTGGGCCTGGCTGCTCGCCGAGGAGCGCGGCGTGACGGCGGCCGTCGACATCGAGATGCTGCTCGGCATGGCGACCGCGCAGGCCGAGGAGGTGCGCAAGACCGTCGGCGGCCTTCTGCTCTACACGCCCGTCGTCGCGCCCGAGGAGTTCGACGTGGCGATCGGCTACCTCGTGCGCCGGCTCGAGGAGAACGCCGACGAGGCCAACTTCATGTCGTCGGTGTTCGACCTGGCCACCGACACGGCCGCCTTCGAGCGGGAACGCGACCGCTTCCTCCGCGCCCTCGCGGCTCTCGATCCCGACGCGCCACCGCCCGCGCCCCGCCGCACCCAGAACCGGCACGACGGCGAGCTCCAGCCGTCGCGCGAGGAGTTCCACAACACTGCCGACACCGATCCGTCGCTGCCGGCGAACCGGGCGTGGGGGGCGCGCATCCTGAGTCGTGTGGCCGGCTCGAACCTCGGTGCCGACACGATTGCCGATGCCGCGATCACCGACGACGTAGCGCTCGAAGGGGTCGTCAGAGCCTCGGTCGCGGCCGGCGAGAGGTGGGGCGCCCGCAGCGCGGAAGACCGCGCCGGCTTCGTGCGGCGCGCGGGCTACGCGCTGGAGGCGAACCGCGACCGGCTCATCGAGGTGATGGCGAGCGAGACCGGCAAGACCATCGACCAGGCCGACCCCGAGGTGAGCGAGGCCGTCGACTTCGCCGCCTACTACGCCCGCACCGCCCTCGAACTCGACCAGGTCGACGGAGCCGTGTTCGAGCCGGTCGCGCTCACGGTGGTGGCACCGCCGTGGAACTTCCCGGTGGCCATTCCGGCCGGTTCCGTGCTGGCGGCGCTCGCCGCGGGCAGCGCGGTCATCATCAAACCCGCACCGCAGGCCAAGCGCAGCGCGGCGGTGCTGGTGGAGGCGCTCTGGGAGTCGGGCATCCCGCACGAGGTGCTGTCACTCGTCGACGTCGACGTCGACGAAGGCGATCTCGGGCGTCGGCTCATGTCAGACTCGCGGGTCGGTCGGCTCATCCTCACCGGCTCGTACGAGACGGCGCAGCTCTTCCGCAGCTGGCGGCACGACCTCCCACTCCTGGCCGAGACCAGCGGCAAGAACGCGATCGTCGTCACCCCGAGCGCCGACCTCGACCTCGCCGTCGCCGACATCGTGAAGAGCGCCTTCGGCCACGCCGGGCAGAAGTGCTCGGCGGCGAGCCTCGTCATCCTCGTGGGGTCGACCGGGCGCTCCAAGCGCTTCGCACGTCAGCTCGTCGACGCCGTGTCGTCACTGCGGGTCGGCTACCCGTCCGATCCCTCGGCGCAGATGGGCCCGCTCGTCGAACCCGCCTCGGGCAAGCTCGCCGACGCGCTCACGACCCTGGGCCCGGGGGAGAAGTGGCTCGTCACACCCCGCCGGCTCGACGACACGGGCAGGCTGTGGTCGCCGGGGGTGAAAGACGGTGTGCTCCCCGACACGCCGTTCCACCTCACGGAGTACTTCGGGCCCGTGCTCGGCATCATGCGTGCCGCCACCTTCGAGAAGGCGATCGAACTCCAGAACGCCGTTCCCTACGGGCTCACGGCGGGCATCCACTCGCTCGACCCCGCCGAGGTCGAGACCTGGATGCACGCGGTGCAGGCCGGCAACCTCTATGTCAACCGCGGAATCACCGGAGCCATCGTGCGCCGCCAACCCTTCGGCGGGTGGAAGCGGTCGGCGGTCGGCGCGGGGGCCAAGGCGGGAGGCCCGAACTACCTCGTGCAGCTCGGCTCATGGCGCAACGACCCCGGTGCCCCGAGCGAGGGCCTCAACCTCGCGGGCCTCGACGAGCGGGTGGTCAGGCTGCTCGAGTCGTCGACGGCCGGCCTCGACTGGAGCGAGTTCGACGTCGCCCGGCGGGGTGCCCGCAGCGACCAGGAGGCTCTCGGCACGCACTTCACCGCCCGCGACGTCTCGGGGCTCGGGGTCGAGGCGAACGTGCTTCGCTACCACCCGGTTCCGGTGGCGATCAGGCTCTCGGAGGGGCGGCCACTGCACGAGCTCGTGCGCGTGCTCGCCGCCGCAACCCTCGCCCGTTCTGCGGTCACGGTGAGTTCGGCGGCGAAGCTGCCGAAGCCGCTGCGCCTGCACCTCAAAGAACGCGGTATCAGGGTCGTCATCGAGAACGACGCCACCTGGCTGGGGCGGGCCGGGGAGTACCTCGCACTCAGCCCGGTGCCGCGCATCCGGCTCATCGGGGGCGACCCCGCAGCGCTAGCCGACGCCCTCGGCGGCTCGTGCGAGATCGCGGTGTACTCCGGTGAGGTCACCCGGGCCGGGCGCATCGAACTACTGCCCTTCCTGGTCGAGCAAGCGGTGAGCGTCACCAACCACCGCTTCGGCAACCCCTCCTCCATGGCCCGCGACGTGCTCGCCGGGGTGGAGGGCGTCTAG
- a CDS encoding Lrp/AsnC family transcriptional regulator yields MDALDHRIIDLLKINSRSGYGDIGQVIGLSASAVKRRIDRLVADNVITGFTIQVNPALDGTVTEAYVELFCRGTVAPAELKRILSGVPEVVDAGTVTGSADAIVHIRSRDIPSLEDALERVRIAPNVDHTRSAIVLSNLIRR; encoded by the coding sequence ATGGACGCTTTGGATCACCGCATCATCGACCTGCTGAAGATCAATTCCCGCAGCGGCTACGGCGACATCGGCCAGGTGATCGGCCTCTCGGCCTCGGCGGTGAAGCGCCGCATCGACAGGCTGGTGGCCGACAACGTGATCACCGGGTTCACCATCCAGGTGAACCCCGCTCTCGACGGCACGGTCACCGAGGCGTACGTCGAGCTGTTCTGCCGCGGCACCGTGGCCCCGGCAGAGCTGAAGCGCATCCTGTCGGGTGTGCCCGAGGTGGTGGATGCGGGAACGGTGACCGGAAGCGCCGACGCGATCGTGCACATCAGGTCGCGCGACATCCCGAGCCTCGAAGATGCGCTGGAGCGTGTGCGCATCGCCCCCAACGTCGACCACACCCGCAGCGCGATCGTGCTGTCGAACCTCATCCGCCGCTGA
- a CDS encoding GntR family transcriptional regulator: MAVSAEAGSRVDDAYEWLLAEITGFRLRSGSPLSENRLASQLGISRTPVREALQRLEKEGLVKRTDNARFTVSQLTATEVNDACDLLELLDTYICRKAASTLTDAEAKKLKGYVDDMYQAAANDDRAAWALADQLFHRYANALSGNVLVAETVRETRRRIQRFWLRAASMQSRLRSCAEEYDELYQAMVAGDAAAIEPAVKKHIGHMRERMLEMIAAAAILLGDD; encoded by the coding sequence ATGGCGGTTTCAGCTGAGGCAGGCAGTCGCGTCGACGACGCGTACGAGTGGTTGCTCGCCGAGATCACCGGGTTCAGGCTCAGGTCGGGCTCGCCGCTGTCGGAGAACCGCCTGGCGAGCCAGCTCGGCATCTCGCGCACACCGGTGCGCGAAGCGCTGCAGCGGCTCGAGAAGGAGGGGCTCGTGAAGCGCACCGACAACGCGCGCTTCACGGTCTCGCAGCTCACCGCCACCGAGGTGAACGACGCCTGCGACCTGCTCGAGCTCCTCGACACCTACATCTGCCGCAAGGCCGCCTCGACCCTCACCGACGCCGAGGCGAAGAAGCTCAAGGGCTACGTCGACGACATGTACCAGGCGGCAGCGAACGACGACCGTGCCGCCTGGGCGCTCGCCGACCAGCTCTTCCACCGCTACGCCAACGCCCTCTCAGGCAACGTGCTGGTAGCCGAGACCGTGCGCGAGACCCGCCGCCGCATCCAGCGCTTCTGGCTGCGGGCGGCGTCGATGCAGAGCCGGCTCCGCTCCTGCGCCGAGGAGTACGACGAGCTCTACCAGGCCATGGTCGCGGGCGACGCCGCCGCCATCGAGCCCGCCGTGAAGAAGCACATCGGGCACATGCGGGAGCGCATGCTCGAGATGATCGCCGCGGCCGCCATCCTGCTCGGCGACGACTGA
- a CDS encoding GntR family transcriptional regulator, which produces MAARSVDGGAAGGGGGADARSVGGGAGGGGAAGGGAAGGGGGADARAGGTAGLGFVVRIDTQSSVAPFEQLRVIVRDAIAEGTLSAGARLPTVRALAGELGLAANTVARTYKELEADRLIETRGRLGSFVSLSDNPARRELEQAARAFAARAAALGTSRADALAAVTAALDTPGQ; this is translated from the coding sequence ATGGCTGCTCGCTCGGTGGACGGGGGCGCCGCCGGTGGCGGTGGCGGTGCGGATGCTCGCTCCGTGGGCGGTGGCGCCGGTGGCGGTGGCGCTGCCGGTGGCGGTGCTGCCGGTGGCGGTGGCGGTGCGGATGCTCGCGCCGGCGGCACGGCCGGCCTCGGTTTCGTCGTGCGGATCGACACGCAGAGCTCGGTCGCGCCGTTCGAACAGCTGCGCGTGATCGTCCGCGACGCGATCGCGGAGGGGACGCTGAGCGCAGGCGCTCGCCTGCCCACCGTGCGAGCGCTCGCCGGTGAACTCGGACTCGCCGCGAACACGGTGGCCCGCACCTACAAGGAGCTCGAGGCCGACAGGCTCATCGAGACCCGCGGGCGCTTGGGATCCTTCGTCTCGCTGAGCGACAACCCGGCCCGCCGCGAACTCGAACAGGCGGCCCGAGCCTTCGCCGCTCGCGCCGCCGCGCTCGGAACCTCTCGAGCCGACGCCCTCGCTGCCGTCACGGCAGCGCTCGACACGCCTGGTCAGTGA